One genomic region from Anopheles bellator chromosome 2, idAnoBellAS_SP24_06.2, whole genome shotgun sequence encodes:
- the LOC131211856 gene encoding centrosomin isoform X3, whose protein sequence is MDNSYAMRFRSPSINVLTEHGSPVRSLREIEDELSSLRKEKFNLKLRIFFLEQQAGITTENSDIASLGVTASSSGTSREGNYVKQNIDLKVEVESLRRDLQDKQDLLCQAAKAIEVLEEGHRRTEEKHREMVSDLNNRIEIHQLEIKSLEKVAAELQHKHRELLQLSSNRQTTENDTEQGQCDDIVLGNEPGKVEENVGESLLDFLDAVQHNSELGVQDKLKALEMDNILRQCQEQNIELKRETEQMKEVLHRKTETIVQLETELNELRFENAELREKLEENNKSSADAEIERLKKQIFDVRSELAEKLCVLDETETKLKDKTTEHMKSCRMVEKLVKTITEQDREIAKMKRNSNISLPSEHGSGARYELPEILDQDRKPITQMEYDSLVQRAKLLQQKNDTLIQKLCSSGTGDHRNDRNIIIKQLNDELIQAREEAEKAQKWRKECADLCAVSTLRLEELAGFLDSLLKNKELVSSLSTDRRKAIRKAVDRSLDLSRSLNMSISVTGFSLPGNSLAQLTCLSGYLQSSLAEAEFVVEDQDGYDNEKENLVENPILKSQYSNQTRNVIESLKAENKALRGELLEQQQQLQQRTKRRESKERKSVTVDPISDSEAWSEPDRGVSLARIGLEDRSTLGQKLSPPGTLNTSTSAAPGAIMELSSTSDNELTAAGITNAVGRKTNSVATVAELKQLQETVTVLNAALSHRDSTLLEVQSRVVDLDNKLKEERLRFANLESDVHGSRLKTVRLEQEVKESKEQVETATEKLQLLENDIRQKDELIVKLRREREQAFVDLRVAVMKLDTMRCDYEELQLRHKAELEQMLAREQKQLDELRTNLNNAFRDELDHKQRSFDAALENNYISKNIHQEKLRELDELHFRLEDAHNDLSSMAQAEERAREQLASCERTVATMKKNLDDATLQASKAAIERTKALAEKRQLESDLGRVHRDLEQLKTEKNALNEQLATLQTVTTAMDTSTTAVGLGHAEASGSNIENVLQEACFSTSATEDEEATVGRRQLENSSPDLGIESDPGRLSNMETAGSANYSSDALAQHRQRPLLKTLELTKSMSNLLLNPPMEVKNEHVSPNKNAEQDAETLATDATTVVKHDCAKIEADFAELKRRYKVTRRYLDQAYDNIKSANKRKEQLEVDIKHQIHKTRAVLKTVHNNMEQPRH, encoded by the exons ATGGATAACTCAT ATGCGATGCGATTCCGTTCTCCATCAATAAACGTTCTAACTGAACATGGAtcacccgttcgttcgttacgCGAGATCGAGGACGAGTTGTCTTCGCTGCGCAAGGAGAAGTTCAATCTTAAACTGCGCATATTTTTCCTTGAGCAGCAGGCTGGTATTACCACAGAGAACAGCGACATAGCTAGCCTGGGTGTGacggcttcttcttctggaacGTCACGAGAAGGAAATTATGTTAAGCAAAATATTGATCTAAAG GTGGAAGTAGAATCATTACGAAGAGATCTGCAAGACAAGCAAGATCTACTGTGCCAGGCGGCCAAAGCGATCGAAGTACTCGAAGAAGGCCACCGTCGAACGGAGGAAAAACACCGCGAAATGGTGAGCGATCTTAACAATCGCATTGAAATCCATCAGCTCGAGATCAAGTCCCTGGAAAAAGTGGCGGCTGAATTGCAGCATAAACATCGCGAGCTGCTGCAACTTTCTTCAAACCGGCAAACCACTGAGAATGATACCGAGCAAGGACAATGTGATGATATCGTTCTTGGTAACGAGCCAGGCAAAGTAGAAGAAAACGTCGGCGAAAGCCTACTGGACTTCCTCGATGCTGTGCAGCATAACAGCGAACTGGGCGTACAAGACAAACTCAAAGCCCTCGAGATGGACAATATTTTGCGACAGTGTCAGGAGCAAAATATTGAGCTAAAGCGCGAAACGGAGCAAATGAAGGAGGTATTACATCGTAAAACGGAAACCATTGTACAACTCGAGACAGAGTTGAATGAATTGCGATTTGAAAATGCGGAACTCAGGGAAAAATTggaggaaaataataaatcatcagCTGATGCAGAG aTTGAAAGGCTTAAGAAACAAATCTTCGATGTACGATCAGAACTGGCGGAGAAGCTCTGTGTGCTGGACGAAACCGAGACAAAACTGAAGGATAAAACGACAGAGCATATGAAATCTTGCCGAATGGTAGAAAAACTAGTTAAAACGATAACCGAACAAGACAGGGAGATAGCCAAAATGAAGCGAAACTCG AATATATCGCTTCCATCGGAGCACGGATCGGGTGCGCGGTATGAGTTGCCAGAAATACTGGATCAGGATCGCAAACCCATTACCCAAATGGAATATGATTCTTTGGTGCAACGCGCCaagctgctgcagcaaaaGAATGACACATTAATTCAGAAGCTATGCAGTAGTGGAACAGGTGATCACCGGAATGAtcgcaacatcatcatcaaacagcTGAACGATGAGCTTATTCAGGCAcgcgaagaagcagaaaaagcaCAGAAATGGCGTAAAGAATGTGCAGATCTTTGTGCCGTTTCAACCCTCCGTTTAGAGGAGTTAGCAGGTTTTCTTGATTCGCTGTTGAAAAACAAGGAGTTGGTTAGTTCGCTCTCTACTGACCGTCGCAAAGCCATTCGCAAAGCCGTCGATCGGAGTTTGGATCTGTCGCGAAGTCTAAACATGTCCATTTCCGTGACGGGATTTTCGTTACCTGGTAACAGTCTCGCTCAACTGACTTGCCTTTCGGGATACCTACAGAGTTCCTTAGCGGAGGCCGAATTTGTTGTGGAAGATCAAGATGGATATGACAATGAGAAGGAAAATCTGGTTGAAAATCCCATTTTAAAATCTCAGTATTCTAACCAAACGCGAAACGTGATCGAATCACTGAAGGCGGAAAACAAAGCGTTACGAGGTGAATTACTagagcaacaacagcaactgcaACAGCGAACTAAGCGCCGCGAAAGTAAGGAACGTAAGTCGGTTACAGTAGATCCTATTTCGGACTCGGAGGCATGGTCTGAGCCTGATCGGGGTGTTTCACTGGCCCGAATTGGGCTTGAGGATCGGTCAACCCTAGGTCAGAAACTAAGCCCTCCGGGCACATTAAATACCTCCACCAGCGCTGCTCCAGGTGCCATAATGGAATTAAGCTCAACATCGGACAACGAGTTGACTGCCGCTGGGATAACGAATGCTGTCGGGCGCAAAACAAATAGCGTTGCTACGGTCGCAGAACTGAAACAATTGCAAGAAACGGTAACGGTTCTAAATGCTGCGCTCAGTCATAGAGACAGTACACTACTTGAGGTCCAGAGCCGCGTGGTAGATCTAGATAACAAGCTCAAGGAAGAACGTCTCAGGTTTGCGAACTTGGAGTCCGACGTTCACGGAAGTCGTCTGAAAACCGTGCGTCTGGAACAAGAGGTGAAGGAATCGAAAGAACAAGTCGAAACAGCCACTGAAAAATTGCAGCTTCTCGAAAACGATATTCGCCAAAAAGATGAGCTCATTGTGAAGCTACGGCGTGAGCGAGAACAAGCGTTTGTCGACTTGAGGGTGGCCGTCATGAAACTCGATACGATGCGCTGCGATTACGAGGAACTGCAGCTACGGCACAAGGCTGAATTAGAGCAAATGTTAGCACGAGAGCAAAAACAACTCGACGAGCTACGCACTAACCTTAATAATGCATTCCGAGATGAACTAGACCATAAGCAGCGATCATTCGATGCAGCACTAGAGAACAACTACATTTCCAAGAATATTCACCAGGAGAAGTTACGCGAGCTTGACGAACTGCACTTTCGACTGGAAGACGCCCACAATGATCTGTCCTCGATGGCGCAGGCAGAGGAGCGCGCTCGCGAGCAGCTGGCTAGTTGTGAAAGAACCGTTGCAACAATGAAAAAGAATCTCGATGATGCCACTCTACAAGCATCGAAGGCGGCCATTGAGCGGACGAAAGCGTTGGCTGAAAAGCGACAACTTGAAAGTGATCTAGGGCGCGTACATCGAGATCTGGAACAATTGAAGACCGAAAAGAATGCATTGAACGAGCAATTGGCTACACTGCAAACGGTTACAACTGCGATGGATACATCTACTACGGCTGTTGGGCTTGGTCATGCCGAAGCCAGTGGTAGCAATATCGAGAATGTGCTACAAGAAGCATGCTTTTCAACTTCAGCTACCGAAGACGAAGAGGCTACGGTGGGCCGAAGACAGTTGGAAAACTCGTCTCCGGATCTGGGCATAGAAAGTGACCCCGGTCGATTGTCAAACATGGAAACGGCAGGATCTGCCAATTACAGCTCGGATGCCTTAGCGCAGCATCGTCAGCGACCCTTGCTCAAAACTCTAGAACTTACGAAATCGATGTCAAACTTGCTGTTGAACCCACCGATGGAAG TCAAAAATGAACACGTTTCACCGAATAAGAATGCAGAGCAAGATGCTGAAACTTTGGCGACCGATGCAACAACCGTAGTAAAGCACGACTGCGCTAAAATCGAAGCGGACTTTGCCGAATTAAAACGTCGGTATAAAGTTACGCGACGCTATTTAGACCAGGCGTACGACAACATCAAATCGGCGAACAAACGCAAGGAGCAGCTCGAGGTTGACATTAAACATCAGATCCACAAGACGCGAGCAGTGCTCAAAACTGTACACAACAACATGGAGCAGCCCAGACACTAA
- the LOC131211856 gene encoding centrosomin isoform X1, producing the protein MSSGIPKLSTSLDESQLSQVRECLPSFADNTSPGLHQDATMDNSYAMRFRSPSINVLTEHGSPVRSLREIEDELSSLRKEKFNLKLRIFFLEQQAGITTENSDIASLGVTASSSGTSREGNYVKQNIDLKVEVESLRRDLQDKQDLLCQAAKAIEVLEEGHRRTEEKHREMVSDLNNRIEIHQLEIKSLEKVAAELQHKHRELLQLSSNRQTTENDTEQGQCDDIVLGNEPGKVEENVGESLLDFLDAVQHNSELGVQDKLKALEMDNILRQCQEQNIELKRETEQMKEVLHRKTETIVQLETELNELRFENAELREKLEENNKSSADAEIERLKKQIFDVRSELAEKLCVLDETETKLKDKTTEHMKSCRMVEKLVKTITEQDREIAKMKRNSNISLPSEHGSGARYELPEILDQDRKPITQMEYDSLVQRAKLLQQKNDTLIQKLCSSGTGDHRNDRNIIIKQLNDELIQAREEAEKAQKWRKECADLCAVSTLRLEELAGFLDSLLKNKELVSSLSTDRRKAIRKAVDRSLDLSRSLNMSISVTGFSLPGNSLAQLTCLSGYLQSSLAEAEFVVEDQDGYDNEKENLVENPILKSQYSNQTRNVIESLKAENKALRGELLEQQQQLQQRTKRRESKERKSVTVDPISDSEAWSEPDRGVSLARIGLEDRSTLGQKLSPPGTLNTSTSAAPGAIMELSSTSDNELTAAGITNAVGRKTNSVATVAELKQLQETVTVLNAALSHRDSTLLEVQSRVVDLDNKLKEERLRFANLESDVHGSRLKTVRLEQEVKESKEQVETATEKLQLLENDIRQKDELIVKLRREREQAFVDLRVAVMKLDTMRCDYEELQLRHKAELEQMLAREQKQLDELRTNLNNAFRDELDHKQRSFDAALENNYISKNIHQEKLRELDELHFRLEDAHNDLSSMAQAEERAREQLASCERTVATMKKNLDDATLQASKAAIERTKALAEKRQLESDLGRVHRDLEQLKTEKNALNEQLATLQTVTTAMDTSTTAVGLGHAEASGSNIENVLQEACFSTSATEDEEATVGRRQLENSSPDLGIESDPGRLSNMETAGSANYSSDALAQHRQRPLLKTLELTKSMSNLLLNPPMEVKNEHVSPNKNAEQDAETLATDATTVVKHDCAKIEADFAELKRRYKVTRRYLDQAYDNIKSANKRKEQLEVDIKHQIHKTRAVLKTVHNNMEQPRH; encoded by the exons ATGAGTTCAGGCATTCCAAAGTTGAGCACTTCGCTTGACGAAAGCCAACTTAGTCAAGTGCGGGAATGTTTACCAAGCTTCGCAGACAACAC aAGTCCTGGCTTACATCAAGATGCTACTATGGATAACTCAT ATGCGATGCGATTCCGTTCTCCATCAATAAACGTTCTAACTGAACATGGAtcacccgttcgttcgttacgCGAGATCGAGGACGAGTTGTCTTCGCTGCGCAAGGAGAAGTTCAATCTTAAACTGCGCATATTTTTCCTTGAGCAGCAGGCTGGTATTACCACAGAGAACAGCGACATAGCTAGCCTGGGTGTGacggcttcttcttctggaacGTCACGAGAAGGAAATTATGTTAAGCAAAATATTGATCTAAAG GTGGAAGTAGAATCATTACGAAGAGATCTGCAAGACAAGCAAGATCTACTGTGCCAGGCGGCCAAAGCGATCGAAGTACTCGAAGAAGGCCACCGTCGAACGGAGGAAAAACACCGCGAAATGGTGAGCGATCTTAACAATCGCATTGAAATCCATCAGCTCGAGATCAAGTCCCTGGAAAAAGTGGCGGCTGAATTGCAGCATAAACATCGCGAGCTGCTGCAACTTTCTTCAAACCGGCAAACCACTGAGAATGATACCGAGCAAGGACAATGTGATGATATCGTTCTTGGTAACGAGCCAGGCAAAGTAGAAGAAAACGTCGGCGAAAGCCTACTGGACTTCCTCGATGCTGTGCAGCATAACAGCGAACTGGGCGTACAAGACAAACTCAAAGCCCTCGAGATGGACAATATTTTGCGACAGTGTCAGGAGCAAAATATTGAGCTAAAGCGCGAAACGGAGCAAATGAAGGAGGTATTACATCGTAAAACGGAAACCATTGTACAACTCGAGACAGAGTTGAATGAATTGCGATTTGAAAATGCGGAACTCAGGGAAAAATTggaggaaaataataaatcatcagCTGATGCAGAG aTTGAAAGGCTTAAGAAACAAATCTTCGATGTACGATCAGAACTGGCGGAGAAGCTCTGTGTGCTGGACGAAACCGAGACAAAACTGAAGGATAAAACGACAGAGCATATGAAATCTTGCCGAATGGTAGAAAAACTAGTTAAAACGATAACCGAACAAGACAGGGAGATAGCCAAAATGAAGCGAAACTCG AATATATCGCTTCCATCGGAGCACGGATCGGGTGCGCGGTATGAGTTGCCAGAAATACTGGATCAGGATCGCAAACCCATTACCCAAATGGAATATGATTCTTTGGTGCAACGCGCCaagctgctgcagcaaaaGAATGACACATTAATTCAGAAGCTATGCAGTAGTGGAACAGGTGATCACCGGAATGAtcgcaacatcatcatcaaacagcTGAACGATGAGCTTATTCAGGCAcgcgaagaagcagaaaaagcaCAGAAATGGCGTAAAGAATGTGCAGATCTTTGTGCCGTTTCAACCCTCCGTTTAGAGGAGTTAGCAGGTTTTCTTGATTCGCTGTTGAAAAACAAGGAGTTGGTTAGTTCGCTCTCTACTGACCGTCGCAAAGCCATTCGCAAAGCCGTCGATCGGAGTTTGGATCTGTCGCGAAGTCTAAACATGTCCATTTCCGTGACGGGATTTTCGTTACCTGGTAACAGTCTCGCTCAACTGACTTGCCTTTCGGGATACCTACAGAGTTCCTTAGCGGAGGCCGAATTTGTTGTGGAAGATCAAGATGGATATGACAATGAGAAGGAAAATCTGGTTGAAAATCCCATTTTAAAATCTCAGTATTCTAACCAAACGCGAAACGTGATCGAATCACTGAAGGCGGAAAACAAAGCGTTACGAGGTGAATTACTagagcaacaacagcaactgcaACAGCGAACTAAGCGCCGCGAAAGTAAGGAACGTAAGTCGGTTACAGTAGATCCTATTTCGGACTCGGAGGCATGGTCTGAGCCTGATCGGGGTGTTTCACTGGCCCGAATTGGGCTTGAGGATCGGTCAACCCTAGGTCAGAAACTAAGCCCTCCGGGCACATTAAATACCTCCACCAGCGCTGCTCCAGGTGCCATAATGGAATTAAGCTCAACATCGGACAACGAGTTGACTGCCGCTGGGATAACGAATGCTGTCGGGCGCAAAACAAATAGCGTTGCTACGGTCGCAGAACTGAAACAATTGCAAGAAACGGTAACGGTTCTAAATGCTGCGCTCAGTCATAGAGACAGTACACTACTTGAGGTCCAGAGCCGCGTGGTAGATCTAGATAACAAGCTCAAGGAAGAACGTCTCAGGTTTGCGAACTTGGAGTCCGACGTTCACGGAAGTCGTCTGAAAACCGTGCGTCTGGAACAAGAGGTGAAGGAATCGAAAGAACAAGTCGAAACAGCCACTGAAAAATTGCAGCTTCTCGAAAACGATATTCGCCAAAAAGATGAGCTCATTGTGAAGCTACGGCGTGAGCGAGAACAAGCGTTTGTCGACTTGAGGGTGGCCGTCATGAAACTCGATACGATGCGCTGCGATTACGAGGAACTGCAGCTACGGCACAAGGCTGAATTAGAGCAAATGTTAGCACGAGAGCAAAAACAACTCGACGAGCTACGCACTAACCTTAATAATGCATTCCGAGATGAACTAGACCATAAGCAGCGATCATTCGATGCAGCACTAGAGAACAACTACATTTCCAAGAATATTCACCAGGAGAAGTTACGCGAGCTTGACGAACTGCACTTTCGACTGGAAGACGCCCACAATGATCTGTCCTCGATGGCGCAGGCAGAGGAGCGCGCTCGCGAGCAGCTGGCTAGTTGTGAAAGAACCGTTGCAACAATGAAAAAGAATCTCGATGATGCCACTCTACAAGCATCGAAGGCGGCCATTGAGCGGACGAAAGCGTTGGCTGAAAAGCGACAACTTGAAAGTGATCTAGGGCGCGTACATCGAGATCTGGAACAATTGAAGACCGAAAAGAATGCATTGAACGAGCAATTGGCTACACTGCAAACGGTTACAACTGCGATGGATACATCTACTACGGCTGTTGGGCTTGGTCATGCCGAAGCCAGTGGTAGCAATATCGAGAATGTGCTACAAGAAGCATGCTTTTCAACTTCAGCTACCGAAGACGAAGAGGCTACGGTGGGCCGAAGACAGTTGGAAAACTCGTCTCCGGATCTGGGCATAGAAAGTGACCCCGGTCGATTGTCAAACATGGAAACGGCAGGATCTGCCAATTACAGCTCGGATGCCTTAGCGCAGCATCGTCAGCGACCCTTGCTCAAAACTCTAGAACTTACGAAATCGATGTCAAACTTGCTGTTGAACCCACCGATGGAAG TCAAAAATGAACACGTTTCACCGAATAAGAATGCAGAGCAAGATGCTGAAACTTTGGCGACCGATGCAACAACCGTAGTAAAGCACGACTGCGCTAAAATCGAAGCGGACTTTGCCGAATTAAAACGTCGGTATAAAGTTACGCGACGCTATTTAGACCAGGCGTACGACAACATCAAATCGGCGAACAAACGCAAGGAGCAGCTCGAGGTTGACATTAAACATCAGATCCACAAGACGCGAGCAGTGCTCAAAACTGTACACAACAACATGGAGCAGCCCAGACACTAA
- the LOC131211856 gene encoding centrosomin isoform X2, which yields MSGIFKYTPNNRTASSTPNRRSVFGTGFGSPGLHQDATMDNSYAMRFRSPSINVLTEHGSPVRSLREIEDELSSLRKEKFNLKLRIFFLEQQAGITTENSDIASLGVTASSSGTSREGNYVKQNIDLKVEVESLRRDLQDKQDLLCQAAKAIEVLEEGHRRTEEKHREMVSDLNNRIEIHQLEIKSLEKVAAELQHKHRELLQLSSNRQTTENDTEQGQCDDIVLGNEPGKVEENVGESLLDFLDAVQHNSELGVQDKLKALEMDNILRQCQEQNIELKRETEQMKEVLHRKTETIVQLETELNELRFENAELREKLEENNKSSADAEIERLKKQIFDVRSELAEKLCVLDETETKLKDKTTEHMKSCRMVEKLVKTITEQDREIAKMKRNSNISLPSEHGSGARYELPEILDQDRKPITQMEYDSLVQRAKLLQQKNDTLIQKLCSSGTGDHRNDRNIIIKQLNDELIQAREEAEKAQKWRKECADLCAVSTLRLEELAGFLDSLLKNKELVSSLSTDRRKAIRKAVDRSLDLSRSLNMSISVTGFSLPGNSLAQLTCLSGYLQSSLAEAEFVVEDQDGYDNEKENLVENPILKSQYSNQTRNVIESLKAENKALRGELLEQQQQLQQRTKRRESKERKSVTVDPISDSEAWSEPDRGVSLARIGLEDRSTLGQKLSPPGTLNTSTSAAPGAIMELSSTSDNELTAAGITNAVGRKTNSVATVAELKQLQETVTVLNAALSHRDSTLLEVQSRVVDLDNKLKEERLRFANLESDVHGSRLKTVRLEQEVKESKEQVETATEKLQLLENDIRQKDELIVKLRREREQAFVDLRVAVMKLDTMRCDYEELQLRHKAELEQMLAREQKQLDELRTNLNNAFRDELDHKQRSFDAALENNYISKNIHQEKLRELDELHFRLEDAHNDLSSMAQAEERAREQLASCERTVATMKKNLDDATLQASKAAIERTKALAEKRQLESDLGRVHRDLEQLKTEKNALNEQLATLQTVTTAMDTSTTAVGLGHAEASGSNIENVLQEACFSTSATEDEEATVGRRQLENSSPDLGIESDPGRLSNMETAGSANYSSDALAQHRQRPLLKTLELTKSMSNLLLNPPMEVKNEHVSPNKNAEQDAETLATDATTVVKHDCAKIEADFAELKRRYKVTRRYLDQAYDNIKSANKRKEQLEVDIKHQIHKTRAVLKTVHNNMEQPRH from the exons ATGTCTGGAATTTTCAAATACACACCCAACAACCGGACAGCGTCGTCTACGCCGAACCGACGATCGGTCTTCGGGACGGGTTTCGG aAGTCCTGGCTTACATCAAGATGCTACTATGGATAACTCAT ATGCGATGCGATTCCGTTCTCCATCAATAAACGTTCTAACTGAACATGGAtcacccgttcgttcgttacgCGAGATCGAGGACGAGTTGTCTTCGCTGCGCAAGGAGAAGTTCAATCTTAAACTGCGCATATTTTTCCTTGAGCAGCAGGCTGGTATTACCACAGAGAACAGCGACATAGCTAGCCTGGGTGTGacggcttcttcttctggaacGTCACGAGAAGGAAATTATGTTAAGCAAAATATTGATCTAAAG GTGGAAGTAGAATCATTACGAAGAGATCTGCAAGACAAGCAAGATCTACTGTGCCAGGCGGCCAAAGCGATCGAAGTACTCGAAGAAGGCCACCGTCGAACGGAGGAAAAACACCGCGAAATGGTGAGCGATCTTAACAATCGCATTGAAATCCATCAGCTCGAGATCAAGTCCCTGGAAAAAGTGGCGGCTGAATTGCAGCATAAACATCGCGAGCTGCTGCAACTTTCTTCAAACCGGCAAACCACTGAGAATGATACCGAGCAAGGACAATGTGATGATATCGTTCTTGGTAACGAGCCAGGCAAAGTAGAAGAAAACGTCGGCGAAAGCCTACTGGACTTCCTCGATGCTGTGCAGCATAACAGCGAACTGGGCGTACAAGACAAACTCAAAGCCCTCGAGATGGACAATATTTTGCGACAGTGTCAGGAGCAAAATATTGAGCTAAAGCGCGAAACGGAGCAAATGAAGGAGGTATTACATCGTAAAACGGAAACCATTGTACAACTCGAGACAGAGTTGAATGAATTGCGATTTGAAAATGCGGAACTCAGGGAAAAATTggaggaaaataataaatcatcagCTGATGCAGAG aTTGAAAGGCTTAAGAAACAAATCTTCGATGTACGATCAGAACTGGCGGAGAAGCTCTGTGTGCTGGACGAAACCGAGACAAAACTGAAGGATAAAACGACAGAGCATATGAAATCTTGCCGAATGGTAGAAAAACTAGTTAAAACGATAACCGAACAAGACAGGGAGATAGCCAAAATGAAGCGAAACTCG AATATATCGCTTCCATCGGAGCACGGATCGGGTGCGCGGTATGAGTTGCCAGAAATACTGGATCAGGATCGCAAACCCATTACCCAAATGGAATATGATTCTTTGGTGCAACGCGCCaagctgctgcagcaaaaGAATGACACATTAATTCAGAAGCTATGCAGTAGTGGAACAGGTGATCACCGGAATGAtcgcaacatcatcatcaaacagcTGAACGATGAGCTTATTCAGGCAcgcgaagaagcagaaaaagcaCAGAAATGGCGTAAAGAATGTGCAGATCTTTGTGCCGTTTCAACCCTCCGTTTAGAGGAGTTAGCAGGTTTTCTTGATTCGCTGTTGAAAAACAAGGAGTTGGTTAGTTCGCTCTCTACTGACCGTCGCAAAGCCATTCGCAAAGCCGTCGATCGGAGTTTGGATCTGTCGCGAAGTCTAAACATGTCCATTTCCGTGACGGGATTTTCGTTACCTGGTAACAGTCTCGCTCAACTGACTTGCCTTTCGGGATACCTACAGAGTTCCTTAGCGGAGGCCGAATTTGTTGTGGAAGATCAAGATGGATATGACAATGAGAAGGAAAATCTGGTTGAAAATCCCATTTTAAAATCTCAGTATTCTAACCAAACGCGAAACGTGATCGAATCACTGAAGGCGGAAAACAAAGCGTTACGAGGTGAATTACTagagcaacaacagcaactgcaACAGCGAACTAAGCGCCGCGAAAGTAAGGAACGTAAGTCGGTTACAGTAGATCCTATTTCGGACTCGGAGGCATGGTCTGAGCCTGATCGGGGTGTTTCACTGGCCCGAATTGGGCTTGAGGATCGGTCAACCCTAGGTCAGAAACTAAGCCCTCCGGGCACATTAAATACCTCCACCAGCGCTGCTCCAGGTGCCATAATGGAATTAAGCTCAACATCGGACAACGAGTTGACTGCCGCTGGGATAACGAATGCTGTCGGGCGCAAAACAAATAGCGTTGCTACGGTCGCAGAACTGAAACAATTGCAAGAAACGGTAACGGTTCTAAATGCTGCGCTCAGTCATAGAGACAGTACACTACTTGAGGTCCAGAGCCGCGTGGTAGATCTAGATAACAAGCTCAAGGAAGAACGTCTCAGGTTTGCGAACTTGGAGTCCGACGTTCACGGAAGTCGTCTGAAAACCGTGCGTCTGGAACAAGAGGTGAAGGAATCGAAAGAACAAGTCGAAACAGCCACTGAAAAATTGCAGCTTCTCGAAAACGATATTCGCCAAAAAGATGAGCTCATTGTGAAGCTACGGCGTGAGCGAGAACAAGCGTTTGTCGACTTGAGGGTGGCCGTCATGAAACTCGATACGATGCGCTGCGATTACGAGGAACTGCAGCTACGGCACAAGGCTGAATTAGAGCAAATGTTAGCACGAGAGCAAAAACAACTCGACGAGCTACGCACTAACCTTAATAATGCATTCCGAGATGAACTAGACCATAAGCAGCGATCATTCGATGCAGCACTAGAGAACAACTACATTTCCAAGAATATTCACCAGGAGAAGTTACGCGAGCTTGACGAACTGCACTTTCGACTGGAAGACGCCCACAATGATCTGTCCTCGATGGCGCAGGCAGAGGAGCGCGCTCGCGAGCAGCTGGCTAGTTGTGAAAGAACCGTTGCAACAATGAAAAAGAATCTCGATGATGCCACTCTACAAGCATCGAAGGCGGCCATTGAGCGGACGAAAGCGTTGGCTGAAAAGCGACAACTTGAAAGTGATCTAGGGCGCGTACATCGAGATCTGGAACAATTGAAGACCGAAAAGAATGCATTGAACGAGCAATTGGCTACACTGCAAACGGTTACAACTGCGATGGATACATCTACTACGGCTGTTGGGCTTGGTCATGCCGAAGCCAGTGGTAGCAATATCGAGAATGTGCTACAAGAAGCATGCTTTTCAACTTCAGCTACCGAAGACGAAGAGGCTACGGTGGGCCGAAGACAGTTGGAAAACTCGTCTCCGGATCTGGGCATAGAAAGTGACCCCGGTCGATTGTCAAACATGGAAACGGCAGGATCTGCCAATTACAGCTCGGATGCCTTAGCGCAGCATCGTCAGCGACCCTTGCTCAAAACTCTAGAACTTACGAAATCGATGTCAAACTTGCTGTTGAACCCACCGATGGAAG TCAAAAATGAACACGTTTCACCGAATAAGAATGCAGAGCAAGATGCTGAAACTTTGGCGACCGATGCAACAACCGTAGTAAAGCACGACTGCGCTAAAATCGAAGCGGACTTTGCCGAATTAAAACGTCGGTATAAAGTTACGCGACGCTATTTAGACCAGGCGTACGACAACATCAAATCGGCGAACAAACGCAAGGAGCAGCTCGAGGTTGACATTAAACATCAGATCCACAAGACGCGAGCAGTGCTCAAAACTGTACACAACAACATGGAGCAGCCCAGACACTAA